In Sebaldella termitidis ATCC 33386, one DNA window encodes the following:
- a CDS encoding pyridoxamine 5'-phosphate oxidase family protein: MIIDYQKLEQETVEMLENNKIWVLSTSFIDKITSRSMSIVHMGMDIYFQTNKKYTKYIQMTKNPNVTLCTGNISIEGTAQEIGSWKDEKNKDIMELYKSKHLSSYNRYGDLDGQVVFKITPKKVSYWKYSSADGEPYREIFYVDRKMAERIEF; this comes from the coding sequence ATGATTATTGATTATCAGAAACTAGAACAGGAAACTGTGGAAATGCTGGAAAATAATAAAATCTGGGTTCTTTCCACTTCATTTATCGACAAAATAACTTCCAGAAGCATGAGTATTGTACATATGGGAATGGATATTTATTTCCAGACCAATAAAAAATATACAAAATACATACAAATGACTAAAAATCCTAATGTTACTCTTTGCACAGGCAATATTTCCATTGAGGGAACTGCACAGGAGATCGGCAGCTGGAAAGATGAAAAAAATAAAGACATAATGGAGTTATATAAATCTAAGCATCTGTCTTCATATAACAGATACGGTGACTTAGACGGCCAGGTTGTTTTCAAAATTACACCAAAAAAAGTTTCTTACTGGAAATATTCATCTGCTGATGGTGAACCATACAGGGAAATATTCTATGTTGACAGAAAAATGGCAGAAAGAATAGAATTTTAA
- a CDS encoding tetratricopeptide repeat protein, with product MFKKIKNLFAKEEKPVQREQYDVPAPVETVTLISPNGLKNEITKDEWVEKFLKPSLEKNWNNFENLYKIILDAFHNNVINEVKEACFRLYNNDPIRERGTNILGVFYGQNKMYDSAVKVYEKYIETEKESPLIYSNYALMLDEMGEKDRANNYYKESLKLDPNISNVLSILLEKAQVEKENKKYVEIFEEISELPNSWRAKLYLGSIKLKERNVPKANALFTRALEESGQNDEAVSFVSGAYVKEEYYDEVKKIVLPVFNPETHGPYATMNILQMFYKTHDYINGLNLLKFISAFKWENFGDSFIKYENLLNGVRLEIENRKDLKLKNRSFLIKSPIWYYNLKMPNWYFKNKKKQPPSILILPLANLMGDQKDDSPEEKLLLGIPLYINEVLMMNTGIDNHMVINYTDQDLIIFNDHISMEYIKKIKELNNMLDYIMYGEIISKSGNNNGKSYNIKMYLADCQTFEKYELFSGEVNRENLNEVISRTFVNLNAYFNRFIRIPDIKKDDMEYLLSQGEKFRISLNLNDTNHFIPWTFERLFYNQFNLIMNNPTNISYKFDLVSILYNIAKFQPQLLKKVEELVYLLINRKVFSDPAAFKILPVILNIYRDDENYRQIMDALTEEPAEYIDWLNSFIDYTGTF from the coding sequence ATGTTTAAGAAAATCAAAAATCTTTTCGCTAAGGAGGAAAAGCCCGTCCAGAGAGAGCAGTATGATGTTCCTGCACCGGTGGAAACAGTTACATTAATTTCACCAAATGGTCTAAAAAACGAAATTACAAAAGATGAATGGGTGGAGAAATTTTTGAAGCCTTCATTGGAAAAAAACTGGAACAATTTTGAAAATTTATATAAAATAATTTTGGATGCATTTCATAATAATGTAATAAATGAGGTAAAGGAAGCATGTTTCAGATTATATAACAATGATCCGATCAGAGAAAGAGGAACTAATATACTGGGAGTTTTCTACGGTCAGAATAAGATGTACGATAGTGCAGTGAAGGTATATGAGAAATATATAGAAACTGAAAAAGAATCACCGTTAATATATTCTAACTATGCCCTTATGCTTGATGAAATGGGTGAAAAAGACAGAGCAAATAATTATTATAAGGAATCATTGAAGCTGGATCCGAATATATCGAATGTATTGTCAATTTTACTGGAAAAAGCACAGGTAGAAAAAGAAAATAAAAAGTATGTAGAAATATTTGAAGAAATATCAGAATTACCGAACAGCTGGAGAGCAAAGCTGTATTTGGGAAGCATAAAGCTGAAGGAACGTAATGTACCAAAGGCAAATGCTTTATTTACAAGAGCTTTGGAGGAGTCAGGACAAAATGATGAAGCTGTATCATTCGTTTCCGGTGCTTATGTAAAAGAAGAATATTATGATGAAGTAAAAAAAATAGTTCTTCCGGTGTTTAACCCGGAAACACACGGTCCGTATGCGACAATGAATATACTTCAGATGTTTTATAAAACACATGATTATATAAATGGTCTGAATTTGTTGAAATTTATAAGCGCTTTTAAATGGGAAAATTTTGGAGACAGCTTCATAAAATATGAAAATCTTTTAAATGGAGTAAGACTTGAGATAGAAAACAGAAAGGATCTGAAATTAAAAAACAGGTCATTCCTGATAAAGTCACCGATATGGTATTATAACCTAAAAATGCCGAACTGGTATTTCAAAAATAAAAAGAAGCAGCCGCCGAGTATTTTGATTCTTCCTCTGGCCAATCTAATGGGTGATCAGAAAGATGACAGCCCGGAAGAAAAGCTTCTGCTCGGGATACCTCTTTATATAAATGAGGTATTAATGATGAATACAGGCATTGATAATCATATGGTAATTAACTATACAGATCAGGATCTGATAATATTTAATGATCACATAAGTATGGAATATATCAAAAAAATTAAAGAACTGAATAATATGCTTGATTACATAATGTATGGTGAGATAATTTCCAAGAGCGGCAATAATAATGGAAAATCATATAATATAAAAATGTATCTTGCCGACTGCCAGACTTTTGAAAAATATGAATTATTTTCGGGAGAAGTAAACAGAGAAAACTTGAATGAAGTAATAAGCAGAACTTTTGTAAATTTAAATGCATACTTTAACAGATTTATCAGAATTCCGGACATTAAAAAAGATGACATGGAATATCTGCTGTCTCAGGGAGAAAAATTTAGAATATCTCTAAATCTTAATGATACAAATCATTTTATTCCATGGACATTTGAAAGATTATTCTATAATCAGTTTAATCTCATAATGAATAATCCGACAAATATAAGTTATAAATTTGACTTAGTATCGATATTATATAACATTGCAAAATTCCAGCCTCAGCTTTTGAAAAAAGTAGAGGAGCTGGTGTACCTTCTGATTAACAGAAAAGTATTTTCTGATCCGGCAGCGTTTAAAATACTTCCTGTAATATTAAATATTTACAGAGATGATGAAAACTACAGACAGATCATGGATGCACTGACAGAAGAGCCTGCGGAATATATAGACTGGTTAAACAGTTTTATTGATTATACCGGAACATTTTAA
- a CDS encoding nucleotide pyrophosphohydrolase — translation MTDFKISDLVKIIEDFRKSRGWLENDNPKNVAMGISVEAGELMEHFVWSDISDSWEISKKQEVSDEIADVFIGLISMTNMLDLDIYGIVSKKLKDLEERYPEIDR, via the coding sequence ATGACAGATTTCAAAATATCCGATTTGGTAAAAATAATAGAAGACTTTAGAAAGTCACGGGGATGGCTGGAAAATGACAACCCCAAAAATGTAGCTATGGGGATTTCAGTAGAGGCAGGAGAGCTCATGGAGCATTTTGTCTGGTCAGATATATCTGACTCATGGGAGATTTCCAAAAAACAGGAAGTTTCTGATGAAATAGCTGATGTATTCATAGGTCTGATTTCAATGACAAATATGTTAGATTTAGATATATATGGAATTGTAAGTAAAAAATTAAAAGATTTGGAAGAAAGATACCCTGAAATAGATAGGTAG
- a CDS encoding toxin-antitoxin system YwqK family antitoxin, producing the protein MKKIHTLIFFIFMTGTLFAKTHTYYYNREWSRANPENAVYYREISDTRNFRGYAYTDFFMNGRPKSSGYMKKFNNKNTINGPVIIYDFDGKTAEKSSYLSGKKHGKEIKYYRNGAIRSITGYKNGMKHGKEIKYFENETISYEANYKNDLLHGTETFYKFNGDIITKIEYKYNKYDGKYIVYNENFPILEITYKKGVKDGSYNEYFETGMLKESAVYKRGKIENIKKEYYESGTLRSEINYNDGVVDGLGRYYYEDGKLLAEGLFSNGIRIGSWKTYNENSKISFIENYSNNQEDIERIEYSLNEILEAKKYFSKGIPTGVWEFFDEKGNKVIEAEFRDGERLAFRLLDLSGRVLEEVVYN; encoded by the coding sequence ATGAAAAAAATACACACACTTATATTTTTTATTTTTATGACGGGTACATTGTTCGCAAAAACACATACTTATTATTACAACAGGGAATGGAGCAGGGCAAACCCTGAAAATGCTGTTTATTACAGGGAAATAAGTGATACAAGAAATTTCAGAGGTTATGCATATACTGATTTTTTTATGAACGGCAGACCCAAGAGTTCAGGATATATGAAAAAGTTTAATAATAAAAATACTATAAACGGTCCTGTTATAATATATGATTTTGACGGGAAAACAGCAGAAAAAAGCTCTTATCTTTCCGGAAAGAAGCACGGGAAGGAAATAAAATATTACAGAAACGGAGCTATAAGAAGTATTACCGGCTATAAAAACGGGATGAAGCACGGAAAAGAAATAAAGTATTTTGAAAATGAAACAATATCATATGAAGCAAACTATAAAAATGATCTTTTACACGGTACTGAAACTTTTTATAAATTTAATGGTGACATAATCACAAAAATAGAGTATAAATATAATAAATATGATGGGAAATATATTGTTTATAACGAAAATTTTCCCATTTTGGAAATTACATATAAAAAAGGCGTAAAAGACGGAAGCTATAATGAATATTTTGAAACGGGAATGCTCAAAGAAAGTGCTGTATATAAAAGGGGGAAGATAGAAAATATAAAAAAAGAATATTATGAGTCCGGAACTTTGAGAAGTGAAATAAATTATAATGACGGAGTGGTAGACGGACTTGGCAGATATTACTATGAAGACGGGAAGCTTCTTGCAGAGGGTCTATTTTCGAATGGTATAAGAATAGGCAGCTGGAAAACATATAACGAGAATTCCAAAATAAGTTTTATAGAAAATTATTCCAATAATCAGGAAGATATAGAAAGAATCGAATACTCCCTAAACGAAATACTGGAGGCAAAGAAATATTTTTCAAAAGGTATTCCGACAGGAGTATGGGAATTTTTTGACGAAAAAGGCAATAAAGTAATAGAAGCTGAATTCAGAGACGGGGAAAGGCTTGCATTCAGGCTCTTAGACCTGAGCGGACGGGTTCTTGAAGAAGTGGTATATAATTAA
- a CDS encoding toxin-antitoxin system YwqK family antitoxin codes for MKKLNLLFVFGLIFFTSFSEVNKNFKPKNVYETYDMIAEVYNTDFSTSANVSVDYNNQAVNLGDNSSYSGYYVDYYSSGSVKAIKNFKNGKLEGDSFFYSSAGTLEKIASYKNGSKTGSETEYYDNGSPKAYREYVNGVQNGLEYNYDDTGLLKTVFTYKYGAKNGEAYKFSDGIVIEKEFYANNKLEGEAQSFYANGKKKSSGTFKNDYRDGKWLWYHPDGELKLEETYVSGKVLGDIKGFFPDGSVERNISLVNGNGDFVQYYDNGIVKAKGQFYDYSATGEWFFYDKNGNLVTVNYF; via the coding sequence ATGAAAAAACTTAACTTATTATTTGTTTTTGGTTTGATTTTTTTCACAAGTTTTTCTGAAGTTAATAAAAACTTTAAACCCAAAAATGTATACGAAACTTACGATATGATCGCAGAGGTTTATAATACTGATTTTAGCACAAGTGCGAATGTCAGTGTTGATTATAATAACCAGGCTGTGAATTTAGGTGACAATTCATCTTATTCAGGTTACTATGTAGACTATTATTCAAGCGGTTCTGTTAAAGCAATCAAGAATTTTAAAAATGGAAAGCTTGAAGGAGACTCGTTTTTCTACTCTTCCGCTGGAACTCTTGAGAAAATTGCTTCTTATAAAAACGGAAGCAAAACAGGCAGTGAAACAGAATATTACGATAACGGATCTCCGAAAGCATACCGTGAATATGTGAATGGTGTACAAAACGGGCTGGAATATAATTATGACGACACAGGACTTCTAAAGACAGTTTTCACTTATAAATATGGTGCTAAAAATGGTGAAGCTTATAAATTTTCTGATGGTATCGTCATTGAGAAAGAATTTTATGCTAACAATAAGCTTGAAGGTGAAGCGCAGTCATTTTATGCGAATGGTAAAAAGAAATCATCTGGTACTTTTAAAAATGATTACAGAGACGGAAAATGGCTCTGGTACCACCCGGACGGTGAACTAAAACTGGAAGAAACTTATGTAAGCGGTAAGGTTCTTGGAGATATAAAAGGTTTTTTCCCTGACGGCAGTGTCGAAAGAAACATTTCTTTAGTAAACGGAAATGGTGATTTTGTTCAGTATTATGACAACGGAATCGTAAAAGCCAAAGGACAATTCTATGATTACAGTGCAACTGGTGAATGGTTTTTTTATGACAAAAACGGAAACCTTGTAACTGTAAATTATTTTTAA
- a CDS encoding tRNA threonylcarbamoyladenosine dehydratase — MSYEFARLEMLIGENGIQKLKGSSVAIFGIGGVGSYSAETLARSAVGKIILVDFDKISESNINRQIHSLKSTVGLNKAEVMGERIKDINPECEVIKEINLLKENNIKEFFEKYNPDFVIDAIDMVKTKAMLIEYCSQNNINIISSMGFGNKMFPEMIEICDIYDTLVCPLARTLRKLLKKKGIKKLPVVFSREIPMVPDKSSRYKDEGKTEYFMGEEVPWKITPGSNSFVPSAAGITAASYVIRKILNIDRSVK, encoded by the coding sequence ATGTCATATGAATTTGCAAGGCTGGAAATGCTTATAGGAGAAAATGGTATACAAAAATTAAAAGGATCATCAGTGGCAATTTTTGGAATTGGAGGTGTAGGATCATATTCCGCAGAGACACTGGCGAGATCAGCTGTCGGAAAAATTATACTTGTTGATTTTGATAAAATTTCTGAATCGAATATAAACAGACAGATACATTCTCTCAAAAGTACTGTAGGTCTTAATAAAGCTGAGGTAATGGGAGAAAGAATAAAGGATATAAATCCTGAATGTGAAGTAATAAAAGAAATAAATCTTCTTAAAGAAAATAATATTAAGGAATTTTTTGAAAAATACAATCCGGATTTTGTTATTGATGCCATAGATATGGTCAAGACAAAAGCAATGCTCATAGAATACTGCAGTCAAAATAATATTAATATTATTTCTTCAATGGGATTCGGAAATAAAATGTTTCCGGAAATGATTGAAATATGTGATATCTATGATACTCTGGTGTGTCCGCTTGCCAGAACGCTGAGAAAGCTTTTGAAAAAAAAAGGAATAAAAAAGCTTCCGGTTGTTTTTTCCAGAGAAATACCTATGGTACCTGATAAAAGTTCAAGATATAAAGACGAAGGAAAAACAGAATATTTTATGGGTGAAGAAGTTCCCTGGAAAATAACTCCGGGAAGTAACAGTTTCGTGCCGTCGGCAGCAGGAATAACAGCAGCCTCATATGTAATAAGAAAAATTCTGAATATAGACAGGAGTGTAAAATGA
- a CDS encoding murein L,D-transpeptidase catalytic domain family protein: protein MRKLILLSLVTFTLSMVSFSSEYFEDMFKIIDNNSSSLRSSMNIFDPSNEGIREEYMTLGLDKKLDFEVFKQAVDGFKKVKKKKRNVLTIIDFSSSSSEKRFYVIDFDKNTVLYDTYVAHGKNSGNNYATEFSNSIDSNMSSLGFYLTGYTYEGSNGYSLKLYGLESDINDNAEARSIVIHGADYASPEFLRSNGHLGRSLGCPALPLEEYAQIIDELKGGSVVFIYAKDKSYQENSKYVENEA from the coding sequence ATGAGAAAACTTATTTTATTATCATTAGTGACATTTACACTTTCGATGGTATCATTTTCTTCAGAATATTTTGAAGATATGTTTAAAATAATTGACAATAACAGCAGCAGCTTAAGATCGAGCATGAATATTTTTGACCCAAGTAATGAGGGAATAAGAGAGGAATATATGACACTCGGCCTTGATAAAAAACTAGATTTTGAAGTTTTTAAGCAGGCTGTGGACGGATTCAAAAAAGTGAAAAAAAAGAAGAGAAATGTCCTTACAATAATAGATTTCAGCAGTTCTTCATCAGAAAAGAGATTTTACGTAATAGATTTTGATAAAAATACAGTGTTATATGATACTTATGTGGCACATGGGAAAAATTCCGGAAACAATTACGCCACAGAATTTTCTAACAGCATAGATTCTAATATGAGCAGTCTCGGATTTTATTTAACAGGATATACTTATGAGGGTTCAAACGGTTATTCGTTAAAATTATACGGACTCGAAAGTGATATAAATGACAATGCTGAAGCAAGATCAATTGTAATTCACGGAGCTGACTATGCAAGTCCGGAATTTTTGAGATCAAACGGTCATTTGGGAAGAAGTCTCGGGTGTCCTGCACTGCCTTTAGAGGAATATGCACAGATAATTGACGAGCTGAAAGGCGGGAGTGTAGTATTCATTTATGCAAAAGATAAAAGTTATCAGGAAAATTCAAAATATGTAGAAAACGAAGCGTAA
- a CDS encoding magnesium transporter CorA family protein, translating to MLRYYRLNGHVKEIKNSAEYKDANLIKMVDPQYEDIYKISKKERIIHEYLKDSLDKNEIPRLENYKNQLFLLIRVPTEDDNKPGNLTFKTTPMGIILTPEKLILIASEDMNIIDVVINNYGKKFESIRSFVMMVLLATTKRYLKYLKTLNINIIRAEARLRKTQSNQELINLMEIEKSLVYFTTSLKGNQMVMERLLSGKLSENDEEKEFIRDVIIENNQALEMSQLYNNIVDSLTSAFSSIISNNLNIVMKALAALTIILNFPMLVSSVYGMNVPLPFQNQKYAFIIVIAISIVLTMLSTWYLIKRKWF from the coding sequence ATGTTAAGATATTACAGGCTGAACGGTCATGTAAAGGAAATAAAAAATTCTGCCGAGTATAAAGATGCTAATTTAATAAAAATGGTAGATCCTCAGTATGAAGATATTTATAAAATTTCCAAAAAAGAAAGGATAATCCATGAATATCTAAAGGATTCACTTGATAAGAATGAAATACCGCGTTTGGAAAATTATAAAAATCAGCTGTTTTTACTGATAAGAGTTCCGACAGAAGATGATAATAAGCCGGGGAATCTTACTTTCAAGACAACACCGATGGGAATAATACTGACTCCGGAAAAACTTATTCTTATTGCTTCCGAAGATATGAATATTATAGATGTGGTAATAAATAATTACGGGAAAAAATTTGAAAGTATAAGAAGCTTTGTAATGATGGTACTTCTTGCCACTACAAAAAGATATCTGAAATATCTGAAGACATTAAATATAAATATAATCAGAGCAGAAGCAAGACTGAGAAAAACACAGTCAAATCAGGAACTGATAAATCTTATGGAAATAGAAAAAAGTCTGGTCTATTTTACTACTTCGCTAAAAGGAAACCAGATGGTAATGGAAAGACTTTTGAGCGGAAAGCTTTCGGAAAATGACGAGGAGAAAGAATTCATCAGGGATGTAATAATAGAAAATAATCAGGCGCTGGAGATGAGCCAGCTGTACAATAACATAGTGGACAGTCTGACAAGTGCTTTTTCTTCAATTATATCCAATAATTTGAATATTGTAATGAAAGCACTGGCAGCACTTACGATTATACTCAATTTTCCGATGCTGGTATCCAGTGTATACGGAATGAATGTTCCGCTGCCTTTTCAAAATCAAAAATATGCTTTTATAATAGTAATAGCAATTTCAATTGTACTGACCATGCTCAGCACATGGTATCTGATAAAAAGAAAATGGTTTTAA
- a CDS encoding histidine phosphatase family protein: MLDILLVRHGQTKWNVEMRLQGTLDSDLTETGIFQAKKLSERLADIEFSKVYASPSGRTMKTAELVLGNRVSPIVTDERLKEMNFGVLEGKKIETLNERFKGEITIMHEDPEIYNPSEYNGETYKELISRTSNFLDDIITKEDGKILVVAHGMSLMAIISAINNLEVKDFWSRGLKPNVSLTMYNYNNGLFGEELFYDTSHYE, from the coding sequence TTGCTGGATATACTATTAGTTCGACACGGGCAGACAAAATGGAATGTAGAAATGAGATTACAGGGGACATTAGATTCAGATTTGACGGAAACTGGGATTTTTCAGGCAAAAAAGCTGAGTGAAAGATTGGCAGATATTGAGTTTTCAAAAGTTTATGCTTCTCCAAGCGGAAGAACAATGAAAACTGCAGAATTAGTACTGGGAAACAGAGTAAGCCCTATAGTTACGGACGAAAGATTAAAGGAAATGAATTTTGGCGTTCTTGAAGGAAAAAAGATAGAAACACTGAACGAAAGATTTAAAGGGGAAATAACTATTATGCATGAAGATCCGGAAATATATAATCCTTCAGAATATAACGGCGAGACATATAAAGAGCTGATCAGCAGAACCTCTAATTTTTTAGATGATATTATCACTAAGGAAGATGGGAAAATACTTGTAGTAGCTCACGGAATGTCACTTATGGCGATAATCTCCGCAATAAATAATCTGGAAGTAAAGGATTTTTGGAGCAGAGGTTTAAAGCCCAATGTTTCTTTGACAATGTATAATTATAATAATGGTTTATTCGGTGAAGAACTGTTTTATGATACTTCACATTATGAATAA
- a CDS encoding DUF4846 domain-containing protein, translating into MRKKKFTLLLIIVIFLISCGKSGKADNIQESRNTGTAVEIKSIVIPDGMTVDKRYNLPEGYARMTFPEDSFAHYLQTFPVKKYGENVYYFDGREKPNKVHDSILDIDVGTQDLQQCADAIMRLRAEYLYKNKRYKEISFNFVNGFDANFDKWASGYKISNSSNKSTWVKSGKEDYGYENFRKYLIMVFSYANTYSLDKQMKSKDIKDMIPGDVFIKPGFPGHAIIVMDVGQNKEGNKVFLLAQSYMPAQDMHILKNFNSKISPWYSLDEIKQTLNTPEWTFTSDQFKTF; encoded by the coding sequence ATGAGAAAAAAGAAATTTACATTACTATTAATAATAGTCATATTTTTGATTTCCTGCGGCAAGTCGGGAAAAGCTGACAATATACAGGAAAGCAGAAATACAGGTACAGCAGTTGAAATAAAGTCTATAGTCATACCGGACGGAATGACGGTGGATAAAAGATATAATCTTCCGGAAGGATATGCAAGAATGACATTTCCGGAAGATAGTTTTGCCCATTATCTTCAGACATTTCCGGTGAAAAAATACGGAGAAAATGTGTATTATTTTGACGGGAGAGAAAAACCGAATAAAGTGCATGACAGTATACTGGATATAGATGTGGGAACACAGGATTTACAGCAGTGTGCAGATGCTATAATGCGGCTTCGGGCAGAGTATCTGTACAAAAACAAACGTTACAAAGAGATAAGCTTTAACTTTGTAAACGGATTTGATGCCAACTTTGATAAATGGGCAAGCGGATATAAAATTTCCAACAGCTCAAATAAAAGCACATGGGTGAAAAGCGGAAAAGAAGATTATGGTTATGAAAATTTCAGAAAATATCTGATAATGGTTTTTTCTTATGCAAATACTTATTCATTGGATAAACAGATGAAAAGTAAAGATATAAAAGATATGATTCCCGGAGATGTATTTATAAAACCCGGTTTTCCTGGACATGCTATAATAGTTATGGATGTAGGACAGAACAAGGAAGGAAATAAAGTATTTCTTCTGGCACAGAGTTATATGCCAGCTCAGGATATGCATATACTAAAGAATTTTAACAGTAAAATTTCACCGTGGTATTCACTGGACGAAATAAAACAGACGCTGAATACTCCGGAGTGGACTTTTACTTCTGATCAGTTTAAAACTTTTTAA
- a CDS encoding SIMPL domain-containing protein, translating into MKRVQFVLVAVILSLGLIISSAIVSNTIESLKKKDDVVTVKGVADKKVKSDKGILAIVVKSSDKDINTAVEHLKTNTQNIADQIKAEGFEDSEIKLENIVSEPVYYFNDRGNQTTRILSYNATQMIVITTDKVDKLDPLALKLSENIELAVSEPQYFVTNIEKLKIDLLGEATKNARLRANELLKNNGRSIGGVKTVNQGVFQITGDNTSETSDTGYYDTYSIEKTVRAVISIEYRIE; encoded by the coding sequence ATGAAAAGGGTACAGTTTGTACTGGTAGCTGTGATACTTTCATTAGGTTTGATAATATCTAGTGCAATAGTATCAAATACCATAGAGTCTTTGAAAAAGAAAGACGATGTTGTTACCGTAAAAGGGGTAGCAGATAAAAAAGTAAAGTCCGATAAAGGAATTTTGGCTATAGTTGTTAAATCAAGCGATAAGGATATAAATACAGCTGTGGAGCATTTGAAAACAAATACACAAAATATAGCGGATCAGATAAAAGCAGAGGGTTTCGAGGATTCTGAAATTAAACTTGAAAATATAGTTTCAGAGCCGGTATATTATTTTAATGACAGAGGTAATCAGACAACAAGGATATTATCATATAATGCTACTCAGATGATAGTGATAACTACTGATAAAGTGGATAAGCTTGATCCTTTGGCATTAAAATTATCAGAAAATATTGAACTTGCAGTTTCTGAACCACAGTATTTTGTCACTAATATTGAAAAGCTGAAAATAGACTTACTCGGAGAAGCAACTAAAAATGCCAGACTCAGAGCAAATGAACTATTGAAAAATAACGGAAGAAGTATAGGCGGAGTAAAAACTGTAAATCAGGGTGTTTTTCAGATAACAGGGGACAATACATCTGAAACTTCGGATACTGGTTATTATGACACATATTCTATTGAAAAAACTGTAAGAGCAGTAATATCTATTGAATACAGAATAGAATAA